A window of the Verrucomicrobiota bacterium genome harbors these coding sequences:
- a CDS encoding C4-dicarboxylate ABC transporter substrate-binding protein, which translates to MKASFIACVSLWVCLHVFTNSASASTRVRLGTLAPKGSSSYKHLLAMGDKWRRAPGGGATLTIYADGTMGGEADMVRRMRIGQLQAGMLTTVGLSEIEPAVSGLQNLPMMFRSLEEVDYIGEKLQPMLEDRLEKKGFIVLFWGDAGWVRFFSKDPVIRPEDLKRTKLFVWAGDPETVEIYKAAGFNPVPLETVDILPNLQTGLINAVPAPPFVALATQIEKPAPHMLELNWAPLVGATVVTKKTWDAIPAASKQTLIQAAREAGDLVKADNRRESAESVEAMKKRGLKVHPVPREIEAEWRKATEAFYPQIRGSIVPPDIFDEVVRLLQEYRATVQTTAQNY; encoded by the coding sequence GTGAAAGCCTCGTTCATCGCCTGCGTTAGCCTGTGGGTTTGCCTCCATGTCTTCACGAACTCCGCCAGCGCCTCAACGCGAGTGCGCCTGGGCACGCTCGCCCCCAAGGGATCGTCCTCCTACAAACATCTGTTGGCCATGGGAGACAAATGGCGCCGGGCCCCTGGCGGGGGCGCGACGCTGACGATCTACGCCGACGGCACTATGGGCGGCGAAGCGGACATGGTGCGGCGCATGCGCATCGGACAGCTCCAGGCCGGCATGCTCACGACGGTGGGCCTTAGCGAGATCGAGCCCGCCGTGAGCGGCCTGCAAAACTTGCCGATGATGTTTCGCTCTCTCGAAGAGGTCGATTACATCGGCGAGAAACTCCAGCCGATGCTGGAGGACCGGCTCGAGAAAAAAGGATTCATTGTTCTCTTCTGGGGCGATGCCGGCTGGGTCCGGTTCTTCTCCAAAGATCCGGTGATCCGCCCGGAGGATCTGAAACGCACCAAGCTCTTTGTTTGGGCGGGCGATCCGGAAACCGTCGAGATTTACAAGGCCGCCGGATTCAACCCGGTCCCGCTCGAAACTGTGGACATCCTGCCCAACCTCCAGACCGGTTTGATCAACGCCGTGCCCGCGCCGCCGTTCGTGGCCCTGGCGACGCAGATCGAAAAACCCGCGCCCCACATGCTGGAGTTGAATTGGGCCCCGCTGGTCGGCGCAACCGTCGTGACCAAGAAAACCTGGGACGCGATCCCCGCCGCCAGCAAGCAGACCCTGATCCAGGCTGCGCGAGAAGCCGGCGATCTCGTGAAAGCAGACAACCGCCGTGAGAGCGCCGAATCCGTCGAAGCCATGAAAAAGCGCGGGCTGAAGGTTCACCCGGTCCCGCGCGAAATCGAGGCGGAATGGCGGAAAGCCACGGAAGCTTTCTATCCTCAGATTCGAGGTTCTATCGTCCCGCCGGACATTTTTGACGAAGTCGTCCGGTTGCTCCAGGAGTACCGGGCGACAGTGCAGACGACCGCGCAGAATTAC